ACCAGAATATCGCCAAATCACCAGGCTCAGAAGCGGTGGCGAATGCCCGTCGTGAGCATCAACTGATTGCGGCCGCTCGACGGATCGTTCGTGTTGATGATCGCCGGCGCGTCCGACGAGGCGCGCTGGTAGATGGATTCGACGTACACGTCGGTCCGCTTGCCCAGCAGATAATCGACCTGCAACGCGCCTTCGTGCCAGTGCGCGCCGCCGCCGTTGGTGTACACATACATGCCCGCGAGCACGATGGCGGGCGTCAGCTTGTAGATGCCGTTGATTTCGTAGTTGTTGAGCGCGAGCGATGGCAGCGCATCGCCGGTATCGGCGGCGCTCGCGCCGCTGCTGATCGAGCGGGAGAACGCGCCGGCAAGCTGAAAATCGCCGATGCCGTAGCTCATCGCGACACCGAACGTGTTTTGCCGCTGCACATTGGCCGCGATCACCGCGCCTGCCGCGTTGCCGGGCAGCGCGAGGGCGTCGTAGGCGCCGCCCGTCGTGTTACCGCGTCCGTTGTTATGCAGATAGGCCGCGCCCGCGCTGAACGAGCCCAACGTATAGTTCGCGCCGAAGCTGTACGCGCGATTGTCGGCGAACCCGCCCGCCTCGTTCGAAAACGCGTAGAGGCCGCCGAAGCTGAAGCCGCCGTACGTCGCGCTCGTGTATTTCACGGAATTCGCCGCGAGGAACGAGTTGTTCGCGTTGTCGTTGTCGAGCACGTGCGCGAACGCCGTGCCGCCCATGCCGCCCGTCAGCGTGAAGGGGGCGAAATAGTCATGGATGGAGTCGTACTGGCGGCCGAGCGTGATCGTGCCGAGTTCGTCGGTGCCGAGGCCGACGTACATCGGATGATCGTTGAGGCCTTGCCCCGTCGACACCGCATAGCCGCGTTCGAGCCGGAAGATGGCCCGCGCGCCGCCGCCGAGGTCCTCGCTGCCTTGCAGACCCCAGTAACTGCCGTCGATGGTGCCGGTCGTCAGCCGGTACTGCGAATGGCCGCCGACATTGCTGACATACGCGACGCCGGCATCGAGTTCGCCGTACAGCTGCACGGAGCTTTGCGCCCACGCCGCGCCCGGCACGCCGATAAAGGCGATGCACGCCGCGAGCGCCGCCGCGACGTTCGGCCGGGCAGCTCTGTGCGTGGCGGCGTGCGTGGCCAGGTGCGTGGCATCGGCGGCGGACGGCGCGAGCTTGAGTGCGGTTGGACGGACGGACATAGGGAGACTCCAGATTCGATTTCGCGGCTGACGATTGTCGATTCTGCTGGCCATCTTGTCAGTTAAAAAAGCGGCCGGCGCGCGTGTGTGACCCAATACCAACGAATATCGGCGGATGCGCGCCAGCCCCTTCCCAAGTGACGAATTCGGCGCTATTGAGGCGCGGCACGCGTCGCGCGGCGCCTGCCGCTAGAATCGGACCACACCGACTCCTTCGCTCCCGGACCTTCCCATGTCACAGAAGACTCTCGCCATCGTCACCGGCCACACGCGCGGCCTCGGTGCAGCGCTGGCCGACGCGCTGCTTTCGCGCGGCGCCGACATTCTCGCGATCTCGCGCAAACGCAACGCCGGGCTCGCGGCGAGCTGTTCCGGCCGCCTGCACGAAGTCGAACTCGATCTCGCCGATCTGCCCGCGCTCGACGCGTGGCTCGCCGACGGCGCGCTCGGCCGATTTATCGCCGGCGCGGACCGGGTGCTGCTCGTCAACAATGCGGGGATGCTCGCGCCGGTCGGGCCGCTGGCGCATCAGGACGCGAGTGCGGTTGCGCGCGCCGTGAGCGTGAACGTCGCGGCTCCGCTGATGCTGACCGCGGCCTTCGCCGCCGCGAGCGCGGACGCGGCGGACCGGCGCGTCGTCCACATCTCCAGCGGCGCGGCGCGCAACGCATATCCCGGTTGGAGCATTTACTGCGCGACGAAGGCCGCGCTCGATCATCACGCGCGGGCCGTCGCGCTCGACGATAACGGCGGCTTGCGAATCTGCAGCGTCGCGCCGGGCGTCGTCGATACGGACATGCAGGCCGAAATTCGCGGCACCGGGCTGGACCGCTTCCCGTTGCGCGAGCGTTTCGACGCGCTCAAGCGCGAAGGTCAACTCGCGACGCCGGAGCAGTCGGCACGCAAGCTCGTCGATTATGTGCTGAGCGACGCATTCGGCAGCGCGCCGACTGCGGATATCCGCGAACTCGGCTGACCCTCAGGCCGCCGATACCGCGCAGTCCGGCGCCGCCGCCACGGCGAGCGCCTGGCGGGAGAGCCGGTCGGCGTGCGCATTGCGGGCGCGCGGAATCCATTGCAGCCGGACCTCGCCGATTTGCGCGATCAGCTCGCGCACCCGCGCCGCGTGGTGCGCGAGCGCGCGGATGCAGGCGCCATCGGCCGCGTGAACGTCGTCGATGACGACGCGGCTGTCGCCATGAACCGTCAGACTGGAAGCGCCTTCGCGCTGCGCTGCCTCGAGAAGCGCAGTGAGGGCGAGATACTCGGCGGCGCTGCTGTCGCCGTGTCCGGCGCTCGCGGTGATCTCGAGCGTTGCGCCGTTGGGGCTTTTGAGGACCGCGCCGATGCCGATGCGCCCCGGATTCGGCAGCGCGGAGCCGTCGAACCAGCCGATCCACGCGTGCGGGTGCTCCGCACGAGGCTCCGACGGCGGGCGCTGCGCCGGCCGGTTCGCACGCTGGAGCTTGCGCACGCGCTCGGCATCGGCGGCTCTCGCGTGCGCGGCGCGCCGTGCATCGACCAATTCCCGCAGGGACTGCCCGCCCGCCGCTTTCTCCAGCGTTCTAACCAGCGCCGCATGCTCGGAAAACGCCGCGCTCCTCACGAGCCGGCGGCTTTGCATGCGTTCCTTCTTGTACGCGACAGCGAGCAATTCATCGAATTCGATCATGGCGGCGTGCGGGATGAACGAGCCCGCAGCTTAGCAGAAGCACGTCCGCTCACGGGTACGGGTCTTGCTCGACCCCAAGCGCCCCGACAAGAAGAACAAATCAGGCACTCATGCGCAGTCTGCCGATCAGTCAGCCAGCAGACGCCTGTAACCATCAAGGAGCAGATCATGAACCGACCGATGGAGTCATCTTCCGGTGGCGCGAACATCATCGGCAAGGGTGCCGCGACGGCTGCGGGCCCGGGCCCCGACGTCATGGCGGCAAGCACGCTGGATGGCAATTCGGTGCTGAGCAGCGACGGACACGACGTCGGCTCGCTCAAGGAAATCATGCTGGATGTGACGAGCGGCCGCGTGGCGTATGCGGTGTTGTCGAGCGGCGGGTTTCTCGGCATCGGCGACAAGCTGCTGGCCGTGCCGTGGAGCGCGCTGACGCTCGACACCGACAACCGGTGTTTTCGCCTCGCCGCGACGGCCGATCAGGTGCGCAATTCGCCGGGGTTCGGCAAGGACGCGTGGCCGTCCATGGCCGATCCCGTCTGGGCCACCTCGGTGCACCAGCACTACGGCCGCGAGCCGTACTGGTCGAACGCCCCGGCGACGAGCGACGTCAGCGCGACCGGCGCGATTCCGCCCGGCGGCGTCGACGCCCCGGAAGCGGGCGGCGTAAAGCTGTAGCAAACGGGCGCCGCACGCGCCCGTGCAGCGGAGATCAGTCGAGCGGGCGCTCGCCGAGCGGCACGTCGACGTCTTGTGCGTCGTCGCCCATGAGGACGCGAAGGACATCGGTCGCGAACTCTTCGACGGCGAAATGCCATTCGAGCGAGCCGACCGGAAAGTCGTTCGGA
This Caballeronia sp. LZ062 DNA region includes the following protein-coding sequences:
- a CDS encoding porin encodes the protein MSVRPTALKLAPSAADATHLATHAATHRAARPNVAAALAACIAFIGVPGAAWAQSSVQLYGELDAGVAYVSNVGGHSQYRLTTGTIDGSYWGLQGSEDLGGGARAIFRLERGYAVSTGQGLNDHPMYVGLGTDELGTITLGRQYDSIHDYFAPFTLTGGMGGTAFAHVLDNDNANNSFLAANSVKYTSATYGGFSFGGLYAFSNEAGGFADNRAYSFGANYTLGSFSAGAAYLHNNGRGNTTGGAYDALALPGNAAGAVIAANVQRQNTFGVAMSYGIGDFQLAGAFSRSISSGASAADTGDALPSLALNNYEINGIYKLTPAIVLAGMYVYTNGGGAHWHEGALQVDYLLGKRTDVYVESIYQRASSDAPAIINTNDPSSGRNQLMLTTGIRHRF
- a CDS encoding SDR family oxidoreductase; amino-acid sequence: MSQKTLAIVTGHTRGLGAALADALLSRGADILAISRKRNAGLAASCSGRLHEVELDLADLPALDAWLADGALGRFIAGADRVLLVNNAGMLAPVGPLAHQDASAVARAVSVNVAAPLMLTAAFAAASADAADRRVVHISSGAARNAYPGWSIYCATKAALDHHARAVALDDNGGLRICSVAPGVVDTDMQAEIRGTGLDRFPLRERFDALKREGQLATPEQSARKLVDYVLSDAFGSAPTADIRELG
- a CDS encoding ribonuclease HI family protein, which produces MIEFDELLAVAYKKERMQSRRLVRSAAFSEHAALVRTLEKAAGGQSLRELVDARRAAHARAADAERVRKLQRANRPAQRPPSEPRAEHPHAWIGWFDGSALPNPGRIGIGAVLKSPNGATLEITASAGHGDSSAAEYLALTALLEAAQREGASSLTVHGDSRVVIDDVHAADGACIRALAHHAARVRELIAQIGEVRLQWIPRARNAHADRLSRQALAVAAAPDCAVSAA
- a CDS encoding PRC-barrel domain-containing protein, which encodes MNRPMESSSGGANIIGKGAATAAGPGPDVMAASTLDGNSVLSSDGHDVGSLKEIMLDVTSGRVAYAVLSSGGFLGIGDKLLAVPWSALTLDTDNRCFRLAATADQVRNSPGFGKDAWPSMADPVWATSVHQHYGREPYWSNAPATSDVSATGAIPPGGVDAPEAGGVKL